A genomic stretch from Lathyrus oleraceus cultivar Zhongwan6 chromosome 2, CAAS_Psat_ZW6_1.0, whole genome shotgun sequence includes:
- the LOC127119663 gene encoding uncharacterized protein LOC127119663 isoform X3, with amino-acid sequence MHSKVYKTRSSTAIDRGKYIVWTSEMDNCLTHVLMEQVEKGNKVDNILKPAAFAAALKALNEKFGMHMTKGHIKNRLKTWRKQFGVLKELLAHKGFVWNKTQKIVVANDSVWNDYIKEHPDAKIFRAKSIENYDKLCIILGNEQSIARFSDNVTEIDVNFTVDDEEQDPVILSETQTDGNLTKHLRWTEEMDHWLGKILVDQVRKGLKIDNVFQTEAYDKAVSAMNAKFGHHLTKFNIKNRLKTWKKQYEIAKEILCHAGFKWDETKKMIIANDSTWIDYIRTHPDARTYRARVLENYEQFCTIFGHFNEPLNRNDSVPCDEPLEFESVCPVNYDSNLKDIMKHMRWTSDMDSCLSEILVQQIKLGNRSRFDHKLKPAALEAAVLAINEKFKLYMLKDHIKNRLKTWKKQYDILKELLGQSGFEWDENRKMVIADDSIWNEYIKINPDARILKGRVIRNYQELCIIIGHIDPPGMITTRANMGMTTDDNVMEAQETNYHGTDNTTEKGKSVTWTDEMDLCLTELLFKQVMLGNKLEKNFKTSAYIATLAVLNERFDLNLTIENIKSRLRTWKKQYDLMKEMLSRGGFEWDERRKMVVATDSTWNEYIKNHRDATHLRGKRIENYNELGLIVGNEEASGNWSEDTEMFDVNIAPNFIEDADADADADVDLTPNFEEQEGVNLTPHFEEDADVNLTPHFEEHAETPTLMLVTEEEMSHDDASDEVQGSSEQTGVRPSSSHSKQPSKRRRTDDVILHMMSLMAADIGRIADALTESNRTLCLEEVVEKVQNIPDFDDDLIIEACEYLCFDEKRGLMFLKLEERLRKKWLLKRLRGG; translated from the exons ATGCATTCAAAAGTATACAAGACTCGTAGCTCAACTGCTATAGACCGAGGAAAGTACATAGTTTGGACAAGTGAAATGGACAATTGCCTCACTCATGTGCTTATGGAGCAGGTGGAAAAGGGGAATAAAGTGGATAACATCTTAAAGCCTGCAGCATTTGCAGCTGCACTGAAAGCATTAAATGAAAAGTTTGGTATGCATATGACAAAAGGGCACATAAAAAATCGGCTGAAGACATGGAGGAAACAGTTTGGGGTTTTGAAGGAGCTCCTTGCCCATAAGGGGTTTGTTTGGAATAAGACACAAAAGATAGTTGTTGCCAATGATTCAGTTTGGAATGACTACATCAAG GAGCACCCTGATGCCAAGATTTTCCGAGCAAAGTCCATTGAAAACTATGATAAATTATGTATTATTCTTGGAAATGAACAATCAATTGCAAGATTTTCCGACAATGTTACAGAAATTGATGTAAACTTCACAGTTGATGACGAGGAGCAAGATCCTGTCATCTTGTCTGAAACACAAACTGATGGAAACCTGACTAAGCACCTCAGGTGGACAGAGGAAATGGATCACTGGCTTGGAAAGATTCTCGTAGATCAAGTGAGGAAAGGGCTTAAAATAGATAATGTTTTCCAGACAGAAGCATATGACAAAGCTGTTTCCGCCATGAATGCAAAATTTGGGCATCATTTAACAAAATTTAACATTAAGAATCGTCTTAAAACATGGAAGAAACAATATGAAATAGCAAAGGAAATTCTGTGTCATGCTGGATTTAAATGGGACGAAACAAAGAAAATGATCATTGCAAATGATTCTACATGGATTGACTACATCCGG ACACATCCCGATGCAAGGACTTACCGTGCTAGAGTCCTGGAGAACTATGAGCAGTTCTGCACTATCTTTGGCCATTTTAACGAGCCTTTGAATCGTAATGACTCTGTGCCTTGTGATGAGCCTTTGGAGTTTGAAAGTGTCTGTCCAGTAAACTATGATAGCAATCTTAAAGATATAATGAAGCATATGAGGTGGACAAGTGATATGGACAGCTGCTTAAGTGAAATTCTCGTGCAGCAAATTAAACTTGGTAATAGAAGCAGATTTGACCACAAACTAAAACCTGCTGCATTGGAAGCTGCCGTGCTAGCTATTAATGAAAAGTTTAAGCTTTATATGTTGAAAGATCATATTAAAAACCGTCTTAAAACCTGGAAGAAACAGTATGATATCCTGAAAGAACTTCTGGGCCAGAGTGGTTTTGAATGGGATGAGAACCGAAAAATGGTCATTGCAGATGACTCCATATGGAATGAATATATTAAG ATAAATCCTGATGCTCGGATTCTCAAAGGACGGGTTATCAGAAACTATCAGGAACTGTGCATAATCATTGGTCACATTGACCCACCAGGTATGATCACTACTCGTGCTAACATGGGTATGACTACAGATGATAATGTTATGGAAGCTCAAGAGACAAATTACCATGGAACTGACAATACAACGGAAAAAGGAAAGAGTGTAACATGGACAGATGAAATGGATCTTTGCTTGACAGAGCTGCTATTCAAGCAAGTGATGTTGGGAAACAAGCTTGAGAAAAATTTCAAGACCTCAGCTTACATAGCTACTCTAGCAGTTTTAAATGAGAGATTTGACCTGAATTTAACTATAGAAAACATTAAAAGCCGGTTGAGAACATGGAAGAAACAGTATGACCTTATGAAGGAGATGCTTTCTCGAGGGGGATTTGAGTGGGATGAGAGACGGAAGATGGTTGTTGCAACTGACTCAACATGGAATGAATACATTAAG AACCATCGTGATGCTACGCATCTGCGAGGTAAACGGATAGAAAACTACAATGAATTAGGTTTGATTGTTGGCAATGAGGAAGCTAGTGGAAATTGGTCGGAAGACACTGAGATGTTTGATGTAAACATTGCTCCCAACTTTATAGAGGAtgctgatgctgatgctgatgctgatgTAGATCTTACCCCTAACTTTGAAGAGCAAGAAGGTGTAAATCTCACTCCTCATTTTGAAGAGGATGCGGATGTAAATCTCACTCCTCACTTTGAAGAGCATGCTGAAACTCCAACATTGATGTTAGTTACTGAAGAGGAAATGAGCCATGATGATGCAAGTGACGAAGTGCAGGGTTCTTCTGAGCAAACAGGGGTAAGGCCTTCATCATCACATTCAAAGCAACCATCGAAGCGGAGACGCACCGATGATGTCATACTACACATGATGAGTCTTATGGCTGCTGATATCGGACGGATAGCTGATGCATTGACAGAAAGTAACAGAACATTGTGCTTGGAGGAAGTGGTTGAAAAGGTGCAAAATATTCCTGATTTTGACGATGATCTAATTATTGAAGCTTGTGAATATTTATGTTTCGATGAGAAGAGAGGATTGATGTTTTTGAAATTAGAAGAGAGATTGAGAAAAAAGTGGTTGTTGAAACGTTTGCGTGGTGGTTAA
- the LOC127119663 gene encoding uncharacterized protein LOC127119663 isoform X1, with product MVFLVLSLDNTIFFPFPFLQPSSSRYSNSSTPLVGMHSKVYKTRSSTAIDRGKYIVWTSEMDNCLTHVLMEQVEKGNKVDNILKPAAFAAALKALNEKFGMHMTKGHIKNRLKTWRKQFGVLKELLAHKGFVWNKTQKIVVANDSVWNDYIKEHPDAKIFRAKSIENYDKLCIILGNEQSIARFSDNVTEIDVNFTVDDEEQDPVILSETQTDGNLTKHLRWTEEMDHWLGKILVDQVRKGLKIDNVFQTEAYDKAVSAMNAKFGHHLTKFNIKNRLKTWKKQYEIAKEILCHAGFKWDETKKMIIANDSTWIDYIRTHPDARTYRARVLENYEQFCTIFGHFNEPLNRNDSVPCDEPLEFESVCPVNYDSNLKDIMKHMRWTSDMDSCLSEILVQQIKLGNRSRFDHKLKPAALEAAVLAINEKFKLYMLKDHIKNRLKTWKKQYDILKELLGQSGFEWDENRKMVIADDSIWNEYIKINPDARILKGRVIRNYQELCIIIGHIDPPGMITTRANMGMTTDDNVMEAQETNYHGTDNTTEKGKSVTWTDEMDLCLTELLFKQVMLGNKLEKNFKTSAYIATLAVLNERFDLNLTIENIKSRLRTWKKQYDLMKEMLSRGGFEWDERRKMVVATDSTWNEYIKNHRDATHLRGKRIENYNELGLIVGNEEASGNWSEDTEMFDVNIAPNFIEDADADADADVDLTPNFEEQEGVNLTPHFEEDADVNLTPHFEEHAETPTLMLVTEEEMSHDDASDEVQGSSEQTGVRPSSSHSKQPSKRRRTDDVILHMMSLMAADIGRIADALTESNRTLCLEEVVEKVQNIPDFDDDLIIEACEYLCFDEKRGLMFLKLEERLRKKWLLKRLRGG from the exons GGATGCATTCAAAAGTATACAAGACTCGTAGCTCAACTGCTATAGACCGAGGAAAGTACATAGTTTGGACAAGTGAAATGGACAATTGCCTCACTCATGTGCTTATGGAGCAGGTGGAAAAGGGGAATAAAGTGGATAACATCTTAAAGCCTGCAGCATTTGCAGCTGCACTGAAAGCATTAAATGAAAAGTTTGGTATGCATATGACAAAAGGGCACATAAAAAATCGGCTGAAGACATGGAGGAAACAGTTTGGGGTTTTGAAGGAGCTCCTTGCCCATAAGGGGTTTGTTTGGAATAAGACACAAAAGATAGTTGTTGCCAATGATTCAGTTTGGAATGACTACATCAAG GAGCACCCTGATGCCAAGATTTTCCGAGCAAAGTCCATTGAAAACTATGATAAATTATGTATTATTCTTGGAAATGAACAATCAATTGCAAGATTTTCCGACAATGTTACAGAAATTGATGTAAACTTCACAGTTGATGACGAGGAGCAAGATCCTGTCATCTTGTCTGAAACACAAACTGATGGAAACCTGACTAAGCACCTCAGGTGGACAGAGGAAATGGATCACTGGCTTGGAAAGATTCTCGTAGATCAAGTGAGGAAAGGGCTTAAAATAGATAATGTTTTCCAGACAGAAGCATATGACAAAGCTGTTTCCGCCATGAATGCAAAATTTGGGCATCATTTAACAAAATTTAACATTAAGAATCGTCTTAAAACATGGAAGAAACAATATGAAATAGCAAAGGAAATTCTGTGTCATGCTGGATTTAAATGGGACGAAACAAAGAAAATGATCATTGCAAATGATTCTACATGGATTGACTACATCCGG ACACATCCCGATGCAAGGACTTACCGTGCTAGAGTCCTGGAGAACTATGAGCAGTTCTGCACTATCTTTGGCCATTTTAACGAGCCTTTGAATCGTAATGACTCTGTGCCTTGTGATGAGCCTTTGGAGTTTGAAAGTGTCTGTCCAGTAAACTATGATAGCAATCTTAAAGATATAATGAAGCATATGAGGTGGACAAGTGATATGGACAGCTGCTTAAGTGAAATTCTCGTGCAGCAAATTAAACTTGGTAATAGAAGCAGATTTGACCACAAACTAAAACCTGCTGCATTGGAAGCTGCCGTGCTAGCTATTAATGAAAAGTTTAAGCTTTATATGTTGAAAGATCATATTAAAAACCGTCTTAAAACCTGGAAGAAACAGTATGATATCCTGAAAGAACTTCTGGGCCAGAGTGGTTTTGAATGGGATGAGAACCGAAAAATGGTCATTGCAGATGACTCCATATGGAATGAATATATTAAG ATAAATCCTGATGCTCGGATTCTCAAAGGACGGGTTATCAGAAACTATCAGGAACTGTGCATAATCATTGGTCACATTGACCCACCAGGTATGATCACTACTCGTGCTAACATGGGTATGACTACAGATGATAATGTTATGGAAGCTCAAGAGACAAATTACCATGGAACTGACAATACAACGGAAAAAGGAAAGAGTGTAACATGGACAGATGAAATGGATCTTTGCTTGACAGAGCTGCTATTCAAGCAAGTGATGTTGGGAAACAAGCTTGAGAAAAATTTCAAGACCTCAGCTTACATAGCTACTCTAGCAGTTTTAAATGAGAGATTTGACCTGAATTTAACTATAGAAAACATTAAAAGCCGGTTGAGAACATGGAAGAAACAGTATGACCTTATGAAGGAGATGCTTTCTCGAGGGGGATTTGAGTGGGATGAGAGACGGAAGATGGTTGTTGCAACTGACTCAACATGGAATGAATACATTAAG AACCATCGTGATGCTACGCATCTGCGAGGTAAACGGATAGAAAACTACAATGAATTAGGTTTGATTGTTGGCAATGAGGAAGCTAGTGGAAATTGGTCGGAAGACACTGAGATGTTTGATGTAAACATTGCTCCCAACTTTATAGAGGAtgctgatgctgatgctgatgctgatgTAGATCTTACCCCTAACTTTGAAGAGCAAGAAGGTGTAAATCTCACTCCTCATTTTGAAGAGGATGCGGATGTAAATCTCACTCCTCACTTTGAAGAGCATGCTGAAACTCCAACATTGATGTTAGTTACTGAAGAGGAAATGAGCCATGATGATGCAAGTGACGAAGTGCAGGGTTCTTCTGAGCAAACAGGGGTAAGGCCTTCATCATCACATTCAAAGCAACCATCGAAGCGGAGACGCACCGATGATGTCATACTACACATGATGAGTCTTATGGCTGCTGATATCGGACGGATAGCTGATGCATTGACAGAAAGTAACAGAACATTGTGCTTGGAGGAAGTGGTTGAAAAGGTGCAAAATATTCCTGATTTTGACGATGATCTAATTATTGAAGCTTGTGAATATTTATGTTTCGATGAGAAGAGAGGATTGATGTTTTTGAAATTAGAAGAGAGATTGAGAAAAAAGTGGTTGTTGAAACGTTTGCGTGGTGGTTAA
- the LOC127119663 gene encoding uncharacterized protein LOC127119663 isoform X2, whose product MAVDCGLLVLLKPQLGMHSKVYKTRSSTAIDRGKYIVWTSEMDNCLTHVLMEQVEKGNKVDNILKPAAFAAALKALNEKFGMHMTKGHIKNRLKTWRKQFGVLKELLAHKGFVWNKTQKIVVANDSVWNDYIKEHPDAKIFRAKSIENYDKLCIILGNEQSIARFSDNVTEIDVNFTVDDEEQDPVILSETQTDGNLTKHLRWTEEMDHWLGKILVDQVRKGLKIDNVFQTEAYDKAVSAMNAKFGHHLTKFNIKNRLKTWKKQYEIAKEILCHAGFKWDETKKMIIANDSTWIDYIRTHPDARTYRARVLENYEQFCTIFGHFNEPLNRNDSVPCDEPLEFESVCPVNYDSNLKDIMKHMRWTSDMDSCLSEILVQQIKLGNRSRFDHKLKPAALEAAVLAINEKFKLYMLKDHIKNRLKTWKKQYDILKELLGQSGFEWDENRKMVIADDSIWNEYIKINPDARILKGRVIRNYQELCIIIGHIDPPGMITTRANMGMTTDDNVMEAQETNYHGTDNTTEKGKSVTWTDEMDLCLTELLFKQVMLGNKLEKNFKTSAYIATLAVLNERFDLNLTIENIKSRLRTWKKQYDLMKEMLSRGGFEWDERRKMVVATDSTWNEYIKNHRDATHLRGKRIENYNELGLIVGNEEASGNWSEDTEMFDVNIAPNFIEDADADADADVDLTPNFEEQEGVNLTPHFEEDADVNLTPHFEEHAETPTLMLVTEEEMSHDDASDEVQGSSEQTGVRPSSSHSKQPSKRRRTDDVILHMMSLMAADIGRIADALTESNRTLCLEEVVEKVQNIPDFDDDLIIEACEYLCFDEKRGLMFLKLEERLRKKWLLKRLRGG is encoded by the exons ATGGCTGTTGATTGCGGCCTTCTTGTATTGTTGAAGCCACAATTAG GGATGCATTCAAAAGTATACAAGACTCGTAGCTCAACTGCTATAGACCGAGGAAAGTACATAGTTTGGACAAGTGAAATGGACAATTGCCTCACTCATGTGCTTATGGAGCAGGTGGAAAAGGGGAATAAAGTGGATAACATCTTAAAGCCTGCAGCATTTGCAGCTGCACTGAAAGCATTAAATGAAAAGTTTGGTATGCATATGACAAAAGGGCACATAAAAAATCGGCTGAAGACATGGAGGAAACAGTTTGGGGTTTTGAAGGAGCTCCTTGCCCATAAGGGGTTTGTTTGGAATAAGACACAAAAGATAGTTGTTGCCAATGATTCAGTTTGGAATGACTACATCAAG GAGCACCCTGATGCCAAGATTTTCCGAGCAAAGTCCATTGAAAACTATGATAAATTATGTATTATTCTTGGAAATGAACAATCAATTGCAAGATTTTCCGACAATGTTACAGAAATTGATGTAAACTTCACAGTTGATGACGAGGAGCAAGATCCTGTCATCTTGTCTGAAACACAAACTGATGGAAACCTGACTAAGCACCTCAGGTGGACAGAGGAAATGGATCACTGGCTTGGAAAGATTCTCGTAGATCAAGTGAGGAAAGGGCTTAAAATAGATAATGTTTTCCAGACAGAAGCATATGACAAAGCTGTTTCCGCCATGAATGCAAAATTTGGGCATCATTTAACAAAATTTAACATTAAGAATCGTCTTAAAACATGGAAGAAACAATATGAAATAGCAAAGGAAATTCTGTGTCATGCTGGATTTAAATGGGACGAAACAAAGAAAATGATCATTGCAAATGATTCTACATGGATTGACTACATCCGG ACACATCCCGATGCAAGGACTTACCGTGCTAGAGTCCTGGAGAACTATGAGCAGTTCTGCACTATCTTTGGCCATTTTAACGAGCCTTTGAATCGTAATGACTCTGTGCCTTGTGATGAGCCTTTGGAGTTTGAAAGTGTCTGTCCAGTAAACTATGATAGCAATCTTAAAGATATAATGAAGCATATGAGGTGGACAAGTGATATGGACAGCTGCTTAAGTGAAATTCTCGTGCAGCAAATTAAACTTGGTAATAGAAGCAGATTTGACCACAAACTAAAACCTGCTGCATTGGAAGCTGCCGTGCTAGCTATTAATGAAAAGTTTAAGCTTTATATGTTGAAAGATCATATTAAAAACCGTCTTAAAACCTGGAAGAAACAGTATGATATCCTGAAAGAACTTCTGGGCCAGAGTGGTTTTGAATGGGATGAGAACCGAAAAATGGTCATTGCAGATGACTCCATATGGAATGAATATATTAAG ATAAATCCTGATGCTCGGATTCTCAAAGGACGGGTTATCAGAAACTATCAGGAACTGTGCATAATCATTGGTCACATTGACCCACCAGGTATGATCACTACTCGTGCTAACATGGGTATGACTACAGATGATAATGTTATGGAAGCTCAAGAGACAAATTACCATGGAACTGACAATACAACGGAAAAAGGAAAGAGTGTAACATGGACAGATGAAATGGATCTTTGCTTGACAGAGCTGCTATTCAAGCAAGTGATGTTGGGAAACAAGCTTGAGAAAAATTTCAAGACCTCAGCTTACATAGCTACTCTAGCAGTTTTAAATGAGAGATTTGACCTGAATTTAACTATAGAAAACATTAAAAGCCGGTTGAGAACATGGAAGAAACAGTATGACCTTATGAAGGAGATGCTTTCTCGAGGGGGATTTGAGTGGGATGAGAGACGGAAGATGGTTGTTGCAACTGACTCAACATGGAATGAATACATTAAG AACCATCGTGATGCTACGCATCTGCGAGGTAAACGGATAGAAAACTACAATGAATTAGGTTTGATTGTTGGCAATGAGGAAGCTAGTGGAAATTGGTCGGAAGACACTGAGATGTTTGATGTAAACATTGCTCCCAACTTTATAGAGGAtgctgatgctgatgctgatgctgatgTAGATCTTACCCCTAACTTTGAAGAGCAAGAAGGTGTAAATCTCACTCCTCATTTTGAAGAGGATGCGGATGTAAATCTCACTCCTCACTTTGAAGAGCATGCTGAAACTCCAACATTGATGTTAGTTACTGAAGAGGAAATGAGCCATGATGATGCAAGTGACGAAGTGCAGGGTTCTTCTGAGCAAACAGGGGTAAGGCCTTCATCATCACATTCAAAGCAACCATCGAAGCGGAGACGCACCGATGATGTCATACTACACATGATGAGTCTTATGGCTGCTGATATCGGACGGATAGCTGATGCATTGACAGAAAGTAACAGAACATTGTGCTTGGAGGAAGTGGTTGAAAAGGTGCAAAATATTCCTGATTTTGACGATGATCTAATTATTGAAGCTTGTGAATATTTATGTTTCGATGAGAAGAGAGGATTGATGTTTTTGAAATTAGAAGAGAGATTGAGAAAAAAGTGGTTGTTGAAACGTTTGCGTGGTGGTTAA